A part of Jiangella alba genomic DNA contains:
- a CDS encoding MarR family winged helix-turn-helix transcriptional regulator, with amino-acid sequence MTIQGIEDDLGWRLGVLFRAYLRAADAATAGIPGDHRGRQVLAVAAREEPRTQSALALRLGIDKTVLTYLLDALTEAGLVERHPDPGDRRNRRVVATALGRQYLAEADHRMALAEDHVLSSLGDDDRATLRSLLGTLAAGLNAADPVTDPCRMMMDIGANA; translated from the coding sequence GTGACGATCCAGGGCATCGAGGACGACCTCGGCTGGCGGCTCGGCGTGCTGTTCCGGGCCTACTTGCGCGCGGCCGACGCCGCCACGGCCGGCATCCCCGGCGACCACCGCGGGCGCCAGGTGCTCGCCGTCGCCGCCCGGGAAGAGCCGCGCACCCAGTCGGCGCTGGCGCTGCGGCTGGGCATCGACAAGACCGTGCTCACCTACCTGCTCGACGCGCTGACCGAGGCCGGCCTGGTCGAGCGGCACCCCGACCCCGGCGACCGCCGCAACCGCCGCGTCGTCGCCACGGCCCTCGGCCGCCAGTACCTCGCCGAGGCCGACCACCGCATGGCGCTGGCCGAGGACCACGTGCTGAGCAGCCTCGGCGACGACGACCGCGCGACGCTGCGGTCGCTGCTCGGCACCCTGGCCGCCGGCCTGAACGCCGCCGATCC
- a CDS encoding DUF1772 domain-containing protein: MPDSVFFALTLASAVSAGLMAGVYFAWSSMVMPGLRRLPPGDAIRAMQNMDVALMNAWFLTAFVGSAILSAISIVYSFARWGEEEAIYLLIAGLLLIFGSIVLTGGYHVPRNKALHLVDPDGPEAKQRWETYYAEWTSWNHVRAVACLASAILFAAGLAAVE, encoded by the coding sequence ATGCCCGACAGCGTGTTCTTCGCCCTGACGCTCGCCTCGGCCGTGTCCGCCGGGCTGATGGCCGGCGTCTACTTCGCCTGGTCGAGCATGGTCATGCCCGGCCTGCGCCGGCTGCCGCCGGGTGACGCCATCCGGGCGATGCAGAACATGGACGTGGCGCTGATGAACGCGTGGTTCCTCACCGCGTTCGTCGGCTCGGCGATCCTGTCGGCCATCTCGATCGTCTACTCGTTCGCGCGCTGGGGCGAGGAGGAGGCCATCTACCTGCTCATCGCCGGCCTGCTGCTGATCTTCGGCTCCATCGTGCTCACCGGCGGCTACCACGTCCCGCGCAACAAGGCGCTGCACCTCGTCGACCCGGACGGGCCGGAGGCGAAGCAGCGGTGGGAGACCTACTACGCGGAGTGGACGTCGTGGAACCACGTCCGCGCGGTCGCCTGCCTCGCCTCCGCCATCCTGTTCGCCGCCGGACTGGCGGCCGTCGAGTAG
- a CDS encoding FAD binding domain-containing protein: MIPAAFDYTKAASVDDAVTALAAAGDDGKVLAGGQSLLPMLRLRLAAPAMLVDLGGLAELRGVSDDGDALRIGAMTTHDEVMRHPLVHEHAPLIAQAAETVGDRQIRHLGTFGGSLAHADPAGDLPGVALAMDAVMTVAGPGGMRDVPAGEFFVDYFTTALGPGDVLVSVRVPKLTGWSTHYEKFHQLAQSWSVVGVAAAVRRSNGSIAEARVALTNMGVTPVRARGVEDALLGAPATADAVAAAAGRALEGASPLTDGTASAEYRTQLAPVLTRRAVMAAGGV, from the coding sequence ATGATCCCGGCGGCGTTCGACTACACCAAGGCCGCGTCGGTCGACGACGCCGTCACGGCGTTGGCCGCGGCCGGCGACGACGGCAAGGTGCTGGCCGGCGGGCAGAGCCTGCTGCCGATGCTGCGACTGCGGCTGGCGGCGCCGGCCATGCTGGTCGACCTCGGCGGCCTGGCCGAGCTGCGCGGCGTCAGCGACGACGGCGACGCGCTGCGCATCGGCGCCATGACCACGCACGACGAGGTCATGCGGCATCCGCTGGTGCACGAGCACGCGCCGCTGATCGCGCAGGCCGCCGAGACCGTCGGCGACCGCCAGATCCGGCACCTCGGCACGTTCGGCGGGTCGCTCGCGCACGCCGACCCCGCCGGCGACCTCCCCGGCGTCGCGCTGGCCATGGACGCCGTCATGACGGTGGCCGGCCCGGGCGGCATGCGCGACGTGCCGGCCGGCGAGTTCTTCGTCGACTACTTCACGACGGCGCTCGGCCCCGGCGACGTGCTGGTGTCGGTGCGGGTGCCGAAGCTGACCGGCTGGAGCACGCACTACGAGAAGTTCCACCAGCTGGCGCAGTCGTGGTCGGTCGTCGGCGTGGCGGCGGCGGTGCGGCGGTCCAACGGCAGCATCGCCGAGGCCCGGGTCGCGCTCACCAACATGGGCGTCACCCCGGTCCGCGCCCGCGGCGTCGAGGATGCCCTCCTGGGCGCCCCGGCGACGGCGGACGCGGTGGCGGCCGCGGCCGGTCGCGCCCTCGAAGGCGCGTCGCCGCTGACCGACGGCACCGCGTCGGCGGAGTACCGCACCCAGCTGGCGCCCGTCCTCACCCGGCGCGCCGTCATGGCGGCCGGCGGCGTGTAG